In one window of Oscillatoria sp. FACHB-1407 DNA:
- a CDS encoding dihydrolipoamide acetyltransferase family protein: protein MIQEVFMPALSSTMTEGKIVSWVKSPGDKIEKGETVVVVESDKADMDVESFYEGYLATILVQAGESAPVGEAIALIAETEAEIETAKQRGTGSQQTTAGSPAAPAATPQEKATETVVAVQTTSTPSNGASNGASPKNGRIVASPRARKLAKDLKVDLAALTGSGPHGRIVAEDVEAAAGKVSQPAPVAAPVAVPTPAPVATPAPKAAPAAPVAVPTAAPGEVAAFNTLQNAVIRNMMASLQVPVFRVGYTITTDNLDKLYKQIKSKGVTMTTLLAKAVAVTLQKHPLLNASYTDQGVQYRSGINIAVAVAMDDGGLITPVLQNADQADIYSLSRTWKDLVDRARAKQLQPAEYSTGTFTLSNLGMFGVDRFDAILPPGQGSILAIGASRPQVVATSDGMFGVRTQMQVNITCDHRIIYGAHAAAFLKDLAKLIETNPQSLTM, encoded by the coding sequence ATGATTCAAGAAGTTTTCATGCCTGCTCTTAGCTCTACGATGACCGAAGGCAAAATTGTCTCTTGGGTCAAATCACCGGGTGACAAGATTGAAAAAGGCGAAACCGTCGTGGTGGTCGAGTCTGACAAAGCCGATATGGATGTGGAATCCTTTTATGAAGGCTACCTGGCAACCATCCTGGTGCAAGCGGGGGAAAGTGCCCCGGTGGGTGAGGCGATCGCCCTGATTGCTGAAACTGAAGCAGAAATTGAAACCGCCAAGCAGCGTGGGACGGGTTCGCAACAGACGACAGCAGGTTCTCCTGCGGCTCCAGCGGCAACCCCTCAAGAAAAAGCAACGGAGACTGTAGTCGCTGTGCAGACCACTAGCACACCCAGCAATGGTGCGTCTAATGGGGCTTCACCCAAAAATGGTCGAATTGTGGCTTCTCCTCGTGCCCGCAAATTGGCAAAAGACCTCAAGGTTGACTTAGCAGCGTTAACGGGGAGTGGACCCCATGGTCGGATTGTGGCAGAAGACGTTGAAGCGGCGGCAGGCAAAGTCAGTCAACCTGCTCCCGTCGCGGCTCCCGTCGCAGTGCCCACTCCTGCACCTGTGGCGACTCCGGCTCCCAAAGCGGCTCCTGCGGCTCCTGTCGCGGTGCCTACAGCGGCTCCCGGTGAAGTGGCAGCATTCAACACGCTGCAAAATGCTGTCATTCGCAACATGATGGCGAGCCTGCAAGTGCCTGTCTTCCGGGTAGGCTACACTATCACCACTGACAATTTGGATAAGCTATACAAGCAAATCAAATCCAAGGGTGTCACAATGACAACGCTGCTGGCAAAAGCGGTTGCTGTCACGCTGCAAAAACACCCATTGTTGAATGCGAGCTATACCGATCAAGGCGTGCAATATCGCAGTGGTATTAACATTGCCGTTGCAGTCGCGATGGATGATGGCGGATTAATCACCCCTGTGCTCCAAAACGCTGACCAGGCTGATATCTATTCCCTCTCGCGTACCTGGAAGGATTTAGTCGATCGCGCCCGTGCGAAACAGTTACAGCCTGCTGAATACAGCACCGGAACCTTCACACTGTCGAATTTGGGAATGTTTGGGGTTGATCGCTTTGATGCGATTTTGCCTCCTGGGCAAGGCTCTATCCTGGCGATCGGTGCCTCGCGTCCTCAAGTCGTGGCGACCTCTGATGGTATGTTTGGTGTCCGCACCCAAATGCAGGTGAATATCACCTGCGACCATCGCATCATCTATGGTGCTCATGCGGCTGCCTTCCTCAAAGATCTGGCAAAATTGATCGAAACCAATCCGCAGTCGCTGACGATGTAG
- the gatC gene encoding Asp-tRNA(Asn)/Glu-tRNA(Gln) amidotransferase subunit GatC: MLDRDQVRKVANLARLDLTPAEEEQFSTQLSSILDYFEQLSELDTTTVPPTTRAIDVVNVTRVDHLAPFTDRESILEGAPDREGEFFKVPRIMNAD; this comes from the coding sequence ATGCTCGATCGCGACCAAGTTCGTAAAGTGGCTAATCTCGCTCGATTAGACCTCACTCCTGCCGAAGAGGAGCAGTTTTCCACTCAGCTCAGCAGTATTTTGGATTATTTTGAACAGCTCAGCGAACTCGACACCACGACCGTTCCGCCGACAACACGAGCGATCGATGTGGTGAATGTGACCCGCGTTGATCATTTGGCTCCCTTTACCGATCGCGAGAGCATCTTAGAGGGTGCGCCCGATCGCGAAGGTGAGTTCTTCAAAGTGCCTCGCATTATGAACGCAGATTAG
- a CDS encoding AAA family ATPase, with protein sequence MTRSPDFATFSPHPELVEQLDLMMRARYPLLYIVAAEEEPVEEVLRQVTAKAQPQRKLLLWDLVRGWDDNGGDRGSVMGALSRISKAPVDEAALFVLRDLHVVLRSPNSDKSSPIVREIKNLTRELKRSRKTMVLLSHTLEIPPELTEEVTVIDFPLPTVAEVDYLISQLVVPEKLKVTGLAKEQLVKACQGLSRSRIQRVLAKALAAKQQVNETDIRSVLEEKKQAIRQTGILEFFTAQESLRNVGGLENLKQWVRMRQDAFTEEARRYGIPNPKGVLLVGIQGTGKSLSAKTIAHEWRLPLLRLDTGRLFGGIVGESESRVRQMIQLTEAIAPCVLWIDEIDKAFGNINSGSDGDSGTSRRVFGSLITWMQEKTCPVFIVATANNVQILPAELLRKGRFDEIFFLNLPTEAEREDIFKVHLQKLRPSRIREFDLPLLARQTNQFSGAEIEQVIIDGMYRAFGRGTNGQRQDFTTEDIIRAIEETVPLAAIAREQIDSLKYWAASAGARTASQDVQLIEELKQYTKQEGIQPLEVD encoded by the coding sequence ATGACGCGATCGCCCGACTTCGCTACTTTTAGCCCTCACCCCGAACTGGTTGAGCAACTTGACCTGATGATGCGGGCACGCTATCCCCTGCTATATATTGTTGCGGCAGAAGAGGAACCCGTCGAAGAGGTGCTGCGACAAGTGACCGCCAAAGCACAGCCCCAACGCAAACTGCTGTTGTGGGATCTGGTGCGGGGTTGGGATGATAACGGGGGCGATCGCGGCAGTGTGATGGGGGCACTGAGTCGAATCAGCAAAGCTCCGGTAGATGAGGCAGCTTTGTTTGTCCTGCGAGATTTGCACGTTGTTTTGCGATCGCCCAACAGTGACAAAAGCTCGCCCATCGTGCGGGAGATTAAAAACCTGACCCGTGAGCTAAAACGCAGTCGCAAAACGATGGTGCTGCTGAGTCATACCCTGGAAATTCCACCTGAATTGACCGAAGAAGTGACTGTGATTGACTTTCCGCTGCCGACGGTAGCAGAAGTGGATTACCTGATCTCCCAACTGGTGGTGCCCGAAAAACTGAAGGTCACCGGGTTAGCCAAAGAACAGTTGGTCAAAGCCTGTCAGGGATTGAGCCGATCGCGCATTCAACGGGTGCTGGCAAAGGCACTGGCAGCCAAACAGCAGGTAAACGAAACCGATATTAGAAGCGTGTTGGAGGAGAAGAAACAGGCAATCCGGCAGACGGGTATTCTGGAATTCTTCACTGCGCAAGAATCCCTCAGAAATGTGGGGGGATTGGAGAACCTGAAGCAATGGGTGCGGATGCGTCAGGATGCGTTTACGGAGGAAGCCCGCCGCTACGGTATCCCCAATCCCAAAGGGGTGCTGCTGGTGGGAATTCAGGGAACCGGGAAGTCGCTCTCTGCTAAGACAATCGCCCACGAATGGCGGTTGCCCCTGTTGCGGCTCGACACCGGACGGTTGTTTGGCGGCATTGTCGGTGAGAGTGAGAGCCGAGTGCGCCAGATGATTCAACTCACAGAGGCGATCGCCCCCTGTGTGTTGTGGATTGACGAAATCGACAAAGCCTTTGGCAACATCAACAGTGGCTCTGATGGTGATTCGGGAACCAGTCGTCGCGTATTTGGTAGCCTGATTACCTGGATGCAGGAGAAAACCTGTCCCGTTTTTATCGTCGCAACGGCTAATAACGTACAGATTTTGCCTGCGGAACTCTTACGAAAGGGGCGTTTTGACGAAATCTTCTTCCTCAACCTGCCCACCGAAGCAGAACGCGAGGACATCTTCAAAGTTCATCTGCAAAAACTTCGCCCCAGTCGCATTCGAGAATTTGACCTGCCGCTGTTAGCTCGGCAGACCAATCAGTTCAGTGGAGCCGAAATTGAGCAGGTGATTATCGATGGAATGTATCGCGCCTTTGGTCGCGGCACCAATGGGCAGCGACAAGACTTCACCACGGAAGACATCATTCGGGCGATCGAGGAAACCGTTCCCCTGGCAGCGATCGCCCGTGAGCAAATCGATTCACTGAAGTATTGGGCAGCCTCCGCCGGAGCACGGACTGCCTCACAAGACGTGCAACTCATTGAAGAGTTAAAGCAATATACGAAGCAAGAAGGTATTCAACCCCTGGAGGTTGATTAA
- a CDS encoding ABC transporter permease, whose amino-acid sequence MNVGRVSVIASNVFREVIRDRVLYLIGFFAVLFIAASTLIPYVSASAEEQILADLGLAAIGILSLVIAVFVGTGLVNKEIEKRTVFVLIAKPISYGEFIVGKHLGLSAVLAVLVLTMTAIYLVVLSVYGIPYPIGSVLIAAFYQFLELSLITAVAILFGVFTSSLLATLFTFAVYLMGHLSRDLLTLGNLAKSESIQQVTQALYLVLPDLERLNLKNQAVYGIELLPQPLELAANATYGVFYTALLLAIAVLIFSRRQF is encoded by the coding sequence ATGAATGTCGGCAGAGTGAGTGTGATTGCGAGTAACGTCTTTCGTGAGGTGATTCGCGATCGCGTCCTTTATTTAATTGGCTTTTTTGCAGTCTTGTTTATTGCTGCCAGCACTCTGATTCCCTATGTGTCTGCCAGTGCCGAAGAGCAAATTTTGGCAGATTTAGGGCTAGCGGCGATCGGCATTTTGAGCCTGGTGATTGCCGTTTTTGTGGGCACTGGGCTAGTCAACAAAGAGATTGAAAAACGCACGGTTTTCGTTCTCATTGCCAAACCCATCAGCTATGGGGAATTCATCGTTGGTAAACATCTGGGGTTGTCAGCCGTGCTGGCGGTGCTGGTGCTGACAATGACGGCAATCTATCTGGTCGTCTTGAGTGTCTACGGCATTCCCTATCCAATTGGTAGCGTTCTCATCGCCGCTTTCTACCAATTTCTAGAGCTATCGCTGATCACAGCCGTAGCGATTTTGTTTGGGGTTTTCACCAGTTCCCTACTCGCCACCCTGTTTACGTTTGCCGTGTACTTGATGGGGCATCTCAGCCGCGATTTACTCACGCTGGGTAATTTGGCAAAGAGCGAATCCATTCAGCAGGTAACGCAGGCGTTGTACCTGGTGTTACCCGACCTGGAACGGTTGAACTTGAAGAATCAGGCGGTTTATGGAATTGAACTCTTGCCTCAACCCCTGGAACTGGCAGCCAATGCAACTTACGGCGTGTTTTACACGGCATTACTGCTGGCGATCGCAGTTCTGATCTTTTCGCGTCGCCAGTTTTAA
- the petN gene encoding cytochrome b6-f complex subunit PetN produces the protein MDILTLGWVSLLTVFTFSIAMVVWGRNGF, from the coding sequence ATGGATATCTTGACTTTAGGATGGGTTTCGTTGCTGACGGTCTTCACTTTCTCAATCGCGATGGTCGTTTGGGGTCGTAACGGCTTCTAA
- a CDS encoding sulfurtransferase, producing MIFGLRRGRFKTQFWTLKPLRSKLVAFVISLFAAAIAIPLLSALPSSATATGTVQFVPPSWVAEHANDSDLRILDVRVNPFDYFTGHIPNAVHIADNTFRGPNGALPVQYWRSENLRSLFSQAGVNDDSKVLVYSDGRDVLGATMVAYLLERTGHSNIAVLDGGFAGYKAAGLTVTKEFPSYSLGRFTVRDQPNLRVNLAQVRRLIGQPGVTFIDPRPPELFSGQQQVWARNGHIPGAKNIPWPTFTVGETNFHQLKSLDEIRQLLASRNITPESDIIVTCSTGREATLQYHVLKHLLGYPKVRVYEGSWTEYSSNPNNPVETGPGA from the coding sequence ATGATTTTTGGATTGCGGCGAGGTCGCTTTAAAACACAGTTCTGGACGTTAAAACCCTTGAGATCAAAGCTAGTTGCTTTTGTCATTTCGTTGTTTGCTGCGGCGATCGCCATTCCACTCTTGTCGGCTCTGCCATCTTCTGCAACTGCAACAGGAACAGTGCAATTTGTACCACCTAGCTGGGTCGCAGAACACGCCAATGACTCAGATCTGCGTATTTTAGATGTCAGAGTTAACCCATTTGATTACTTTACTGGGCATATTCCGAACGCGGTACATATCGCAGATAACACATTTCGTGGACCCAATGGCGCACTTCCAGTGCAGTATTGGCGTTCTGAAAATTTGCGATCGCTCTTCTCTCAAGCAGGCGTAAACGACGATAGCAAAGTATTGGTTTACTCGGATGGTCGTGATGTGTTGGGCGCAACGATGGTGGCTTATCTGCTCGAACGCACCGGACACTCCAACATTGCTGTTTTAGATGGTGGCTTTGCTGGGTATAAAGCGGCTGGACTAACTGTTACCAAAGAGTTTCCGTCTTATTCGTTAGGTCGCTTTACAGTGCGAGATCAGCCCAACCTACGAGTGAATTTAGCCCAAGTCAGACGGTTAATTGGTCAGCCTGGAGTAACATTTATCGATCCACGCCCACCTGAATTGTTCTCTGGTCAACAGCAAGTTTGGGCACGTAATGGACATATTCCCGGTGCTAAAAATATTCCCTGGCCGACATTCACAGTCGGTGAAACGAACTTCCATCAATTGAAATCCCTTGATGAAATTCGTCAACTCCTGGCATCTCGAAATATCACTCCTGAAAGCGACATCATCGTGACATGCAGCACTGGACGGGAGGCAACATTGCAATATCACGTTTTGAAGCATCTGTTGGGATATCCCAAAGTGCGGGTGTATGAGGGTTCCTGGACTGAGTATTCCTCTAATCCCAATAACCCCGTTGAAACAGGTCCTGGAGCCTAA
- a CDS encoding YeeE/YedE family protein has translation MSHTSDLPLAKYQQASPRPQTVIIAVLLGLIVFGAIIVSPFGGWKQSVLFLIGGLFGLSLYHASFGFASSYRKLFVYRDSQGVLAQILMLAIATLIFAPFLLAGSAFGQDLRGAVAPVGVQGIIGAFLFGIGMQLGSGCACGTLYTIGGGSSMMLLTLLTFGLGSFWASLTGSLWAGLPKTEPISLVQSWGWLGVAGQLLVLAAIAALLWQWGRKSLPPTESKSSTQPFSLRNLLYGPWSLVFGAIALAILNWLTLLLAGRPWGVTWGFTLWTAKIAQTLGWNPATSEFWSQGMGAEALSQSVFADITSVMNFGIVLGAALAAALAGRLTVKRPPSKWAIAAALVGGLMMGYGARLAFGCNVGAYFSGIASTSLHGWLWITFALLGTGIGIRLRSLFQLSN, from the coding sequence ATGAGTCACACCTCTGATCTGCCGCTGGCAAAATATCAGCAAGCTTCTCCGCGTCCACAAACGGTGATTATCGCTGTTCTCCTGGGGCTAATTGTTTTTGGGGCAATCATTGTCAGTCCTTTTGGGGGTTGGAAGCAAAGTGTTTTGTTTCTGATTGGTGGGTTGTTTGGGTTGAGCTTGTATCATGCCAGTTTTGGCTTTGCGTCTTCCTATCGCAAATTGTTTGTCTATCGCGATAGTCAAGGTGTATTGGCACAAATTCTGATGTTGGCGATCGCCACCCTCATCTTTGCTCCCTTTTTGCTGGCAGGTAGTGCATTTGGTCAAGATCTGCGGGGAGCCGTTGCTCCTGTGGGGGTGCAGGGAATTATTGGCGCATTCCTATTTGGCATTGGGATGCAACTCGGTAGCGGTTGCGCCTGCGGGACACTTTACACCATTGGTGGCGGCAGCAGCATGATGCTGTTAACACTGCTGACTTTTGGGCTTGGATCGTTTTGGGCAAGCCTGACAGGGTCGCTCTGGGCAGGGCTACCTAAAACTGAACCCATTTCACTGGTGCAATCGTGGGGATGGTTGGGAGTTGCAGGACAATTGCTGGTGCTGGCGGCGATCGCTGCTCTGTTGTGGCAGTGGGGTCGCAAATCATTGCCTCCCACTGAAAGCAAATCCTCCACTCAACCGTTTAGCCTGAGAAACCTTCTGTATGGTCCCTGGTCATTAGTGTTTGGCGCGATCGCCCTTGCCATCTTAAACTGGTTAACCCTGCTCTTGGCGGGTCGCCCCTGGGGTGTAACCTGGGGCTTTACGCTGTGGACTGCTAAAATTGCGCAAACTTTGGGCTGGAATCCTGCAACGAGTGAGTTTTGGAGTCAAGGCATGGGAGCCGAAGCGTTAAGCCAAAGCGTCTTTGCCGACATTACTTCAGTGATGAACTTTGGCATCGTGTTGGGAGCCGCACTAGCTGCTGCTCTGGCAGGACGGTTGACCGTTAAACGCCCTCCCTCAAAGTGGGCGATCGCAGCGGCTTTAGTAGGGGGGCTGATGATGGGCTACGGTGCAAGATTGGCGTTTGGATGCAACGTGGGAGCCTATTTCAGTGGCATTGCTTCCACCAGTCTGCACGGTTGGTTGTGGATTACGTTTGCCCTCTTGGGAACGGGCATCGGCATTCGGTTGCGATCGCTCTTCCAACTCTCAAATTAA
- a CDS encoding MGMT family protein, producing the protein MPKSKAFIGIKRDICLIVPAIPVGRVTTFASIGSYMSVVPRHVAYILSTLTEEEQLTLPWHRVVGQDGKLGKVKLDSLGRPQESLLQDEGITVQRGIVTAFAEVFIEVSDLNTPVQPHTHYLTEGMGDRVEYEMGDGVNSH; encoded by the coding sequence ATGCCAAAATCAAAAGCTTTTATCGGCATCAAGCGAGACATCTGTCTGATTGTTCCTGCAATTCCGGTTGGTCGAGTGACCACATTTGCATCCATCGGCTCCTACATGAGTGTTGTTCCCCGGCACGTTGCTTACATTCTCAGTACCTTAACCGAGGAGGAACAGCTAACATTGCCCTGGCATCGTGTTGTGGGTCAAGACGGAAAATTGGGAAAAGTGAAACTGGATAGCTTGGGTCGCCCTCAGGAATCCCTTCTTCAAGATGAGGGAATTACCGTACAGAGGGGCATCGTTACTGCATTTGCGGAGGTCTTCATTGAGGTGTCTGACCTCAACACCCCCGTGCAACCTCACACGCATTATCTAACAGAAGGGATGGGAGACAGGGTTGAGTATGAGATGGGTGATGGCGTAAACTCACACTGA
- a CDS encoding PQQ-dependent sugar dehydrogenase, which translates to MTRHGRQTLLLMLLSGLVIASCAASTGTESTESTETEVASPSPAAIQPDSATAQANQTTPQQPSGYTLTPVVEGLEHPWGIAWLPDGDLLITERPGRLRIVRDGTLDPTPISGVPSVLVDGQAGLLDIALHPQFEQNRLVYLTYASGDSQSNRTEVARAEFDGTSLQNLEVIFRVNRQKYGTQHFGSRLVWLPDGTLLVSIGDGGNPPVELDGDLIRKQAQNLSSYLGKVVRINDDGTIPNDNPFVSTADAAPAVWSYGHRNIQGMTYDPLQNRVWVSEHGARGGDELNLVEAGKNYGWPLVSHSREYSTGQPVAPTQSQPGMVDPKIVWPMTVAPSGLTVYTGDVFPDWRGNVFAGGLRTGNVHRIQVNANGNATEVDTIAINQRVRDIRQGPDGLLYVLTDENDGQLLRIDPRP; encoded by the coding sequence ATGACTCGACACGGACGGCAAACCCTACTCCTGATGTTGCTTAGTGGACTGGTTATTGCTAGCTGTGCGGCATCCACCGGGACAGAATCAACAGAATCAACAGAAACAGAGGTTGCTTCTCCCAGCCCTGCGGCAATTCAGCCAGACTCTGCAACAGCCCAGGCAAATCAGACGACTCCCCAACAACCCTCAGGCTATACCCTGACTCCTGTTGTCGAAGGGTTAGAGCATCCCTGGGGCATTGCCTGGCTACCGGATGGCGATCTGCTTATTACTGAACGTCCTGGACGACTGCGAATTGTGCGGGATGGCACCCTCGACCCTACTCCCATTAGTGGTGTGCCATCGGTATTAGTCGATGGACAGGCAGGATTGTTAGATATCGCGCTGCATCCCCAGTTTGAGCAAAATCGGCTGGTTTACCTGACCTATGCTTCTGGAGATAGCCAGAGCAATCGGACTGAGGTGGCACGGGCAGAGTTTGACGGCACATCGCTGCAAAATCTGGAAGTTATTTTTAGAGTGAATCGGCAGAAGTATGGCACTCAACACTTTGGTTCTCGCCTGGTGTGGCTGCCTGATGGCACACTTTTAGTCTCGATTGGAGATGGGGGAAATCCACCTGTGGAGCTGGATGGTGACCTGATTCGGAAGCAGGCACAAAACCTCAGTTCGTATTTAGGAAAAGTAGTGCGGATTAACGATGACGGCACGATTCCCAATGACAACCCCTTTGTCAGCACAGCCGATGCTGCTCCAGCCGTCTGGAGCTACGGTCATCGCAATATTCAGGGGATGACGTATGACCCGCTACAAAATCGGGTTTGGGTGTCTGAACATGGGGCACGAGGCGGGGATGAGTTGAATCTGGTGGAAGCAGGAAAGAATTATGGTTGGCCTCTGGTAAGCCACAGCCGAGAGTATTCCACAGGGCAGCCGGTTGCCCCAACTCAATCGCAACCGGGTATGGTTGATCCAAAAATCGTCTGGCCGATGACTGTTGCGCCATCGGGTTTGACGGTCTACACGGGAGATGTTTTTCCCGATTGGCGCGGTAATGTGTTTGCTGGCGGGTTACGAACTGGAAATGTCCACCGCATTCAAGTGAATGCCAATGGCAACGCAACGGAAGTGGACACGATCGCCATTAATCAGCGAGTCCGCGATATCCGTCAGGGACCAGATGGTCTGCTCTATGTGTTGACCGATGAGAATGATGGGCAACTCCTCCGGATTGACCCCCGACCTTAG
- a CDS encoding TonB family protein: MHLARRYRLKFAAQRSDRFVLYLATAVAFHLGLMAVGIQVWRVEADQVATDPPQSIEFVYLEGESGEPNEIGQLSNIDTQAGGEHQSGLAIAAGKPEEFKPPEAESSKPLTPSSATGAYVPTYSQTNDSEKELDSDSVEKTEPTPSASPIPSQRAASGVVAPPVNPSPLPAKPEAPSPEPSLSAASPVPPLPTLSPDASAEPGVPSPGFGLDGLFNPDRTAVNRPGINTQRDEIWGDYIAALNETIYQHWRSTNPDVTRETLVRFEIDRQGRLVSEIRVTQSSGSDLADQAAIAAVENTAPFAPFPATIPDASVIINFRFTQNVRSPRR; the protein is encoded by the coding sequence ATGCACCTAGCCCGTCGATATCGTCTTAAGTTTGCTGCTCAACGGAGCGATCGCTTCGTCCTTTATCTGGCAACTGCCGTTGCGTTTCATCTGGGGTTGATGGCGGTGGGGATCCAGGTGTGGCGGGTCGAAGCAGACCAGGTCGCCACCGATCCGCCGCAATCGATTGAATTCGTTTATCTAGAGGGTGAATCTGGCGAGCCAAACGAGATAGGGCAACTCTCCAACATCGACACTCAAGCCGGAGGAGAGCATCAGTCTGGTTTGGCGATCGCTGCCGGAAAACCTGAAGAATTCAAACCTCCAGAAGCCGAGTCCTCTAAACCCCTCACCCCCAGTTCGGCGACGGGGGCATATGTACCGACCTACAGCCAGACGAATGATAGCGAGAAGGAATTGGACTCAGACTCAGTTGAGAAAACCGAGCCAACGCCATCAGCATCTCCGATTCCATCTCAACGAGCAGCATCAGGAGTCGTTGCTCCCCCGGTCAATCCTTCCCCACTCCCAGCCAAGCCCGAAGCTCCCAGCCCAGAACCGTCCCTGTCAGCCGCTTCTCCAGTGCCACCGCTGCCAACTCTATCGCCGGATGCATCAGCCGAGCCAGGAGTGCCATCCCCCGGTTTTGGTCTAGATGGTTTGTTTAATCCCGATCGCACAGCCGTCAATCGTCCTGGAATTAACACCCAGCGAGATGAGATTTGGGGCGACTACATTGCAGCGTTGAATGAGACGATTTATCAACATTGGCGCAGCACAAATCCAGATGTGACACGAGAAACTCTAGTGCGATTTGAGATCGATCGCCAGGGTCGATTAGTGAGTGAAATTCGAGTCACCCAATCGTCGGGGTCAGACCTCGCTGATCAAGCAGCGATCGCAGCGGTAGAAAATACGGCTCCTTTTGCTCCCTTTCCTGCCACGATTCCTGATGCATCGGTGATCATTAACTTCCGCTTTACCCAAAACGTGCGATCGCCCCGTCGTTAA